In Zingiber officinale cultivar Zhangliang chromosome 1A, Zo_v1.1, whole genome shotgun sequence, a genomic segment contains:
- the LOC121996771 gene encoding uncharacterized protein LOC121996771: MTYIMNNVSSKSVPLMPYELWTGRQPDLSNLRSWGSSIYIYDSTNKYEKLGSPGRNVFLSDTLSILRVTLCSLVKQDDRSITEIESRNGKFLETDFPKRGEIKGNEPLFELSDSDNRLLPNESSKAQVDELLFDSSGRDPDHNDSSDPSRSNPNGNNPHHDDSYDLSRSNPEYINSSDPQLRKSNRKDEALSCPSRDKWINAMEEEMNSMKSNNVWELVEIPHGRKAIGNK, translated from the exons ATGACCTATATCATGAACAATgtgtcttcaaagtcagttccttTAATGCCATATGAACTTTGGACTGGTAGACAACCAGACTTGAGTAACCTTAGATCTTGGGGATCAAGTATTTATATTTATGATTCTACAAATAAATATGAAAAGTTGGGTTCTCCAGGAAGAAATGTATTTTTATCAGATACTCTGAGCATTCTAAGAGTTACGTTGTGTTCATTGGTAAAACAAGATGATAGAAGCATTACTGAGATTGAATCACGAAATGGAAAATTTCTAGAGACTGATTTTCCTAAGAGAGGTGAAATTAAGGGGAATGAACCTTTATTTGAGTTATCCGATTCAGATAATAGGTTGTTGCCAAATGAGTCATCCAAAGCTCAAGTGGATGAGTTGTTGTTTGATTCCAGTGGGAGAGATCCTGATCATAATGATTCATCTGATCCGAGTAGGAGTAACCCTAATGGGAACAATCCTCATCACGATGATTCTTATGATCTGAGTAGGAGTAATCCAGAGTATATTAATTCATCTGATCCTCAACTTCGGAAGAGTAATAGGAAAG ACGAGGCTCTATCTTGTCCTTCGAGGGACAAATGGATAAATGCAATGGAAGAAGAAATGAATTCAATGAAATCAAACAATGTTTGGGAACTAGTTGAAATTCCACATGGTCGTAAAGCTATTGGGAACAAATGA